Proteins encoded by one window of Musa acuminata AAA Group cultivar baxijiao chromosome BXJ2-9, Cavendish_Baxijiao_AAA, whole genome shotgun sequence:
- the LOC103975057 gene encoding probable glutathione S-transferase parA isoform X2, giving the protein MADAEPKGVVLLDVLKNTFGQRCRIALAEKGVEYEFREENLRDKSPLLLKSNPVHKRIPVLIHDGKPVCESPIIVQYIDEAWPHRAPLLPADPYARAQARFWADFVDKKVRPPYADASHLCKLKGEEQAAAKEEFIGILKLLEGELGDKKYFGGDAFGFVDVALVPFVSWFYTYETCAGFSMEEAAPKLVAWGKRCMERESVAKTLSDPQMVYEFVDRLKKRIGVE; this is encoded by the exons ATGGCGGATGCGGAGCCGAAGGGAGTGGTGCTGCTGGACGTCTTGAAGAACACGTTCGGGCAGCGGTGCCGGATCGCGCTGGCGGAGAAGGGAGTGGAGTACGAGTTCCGGGAGGAGAACCTGAGGGACAAGAGCCCGCTCCTGCTAAAGTCCAACCCCGTGCACAAGAGGATCCCCGTCCTCATCCACGACGGCAAGCCCGTGTGCGAGTCCCCCATAATCGTCCAGTACATCGACGAGGCATGGCCGCACCGAGCACCGCTGCTGCCCGCCGACCCCTACGCCCGCGCCCAGGCCCGCTTCTGGGCCGACTTCGTCGACAAGAAGGTGCGTCCTCCTTACGCCGATGCCTCCCAT CTGTGTAAGCTCAAGGGCGAGGAACAGGCGGCGGCCAAGGAGGAGTTCATCGGGATCCTGAAGCTGCTGGAGGGCGAGCTGGGAGACAAGAAGTACTTCGGCGGCGACGCCTTCGGCTTCGTCGACGTCGCGCTCGTCCCCTTCGTGTCCTGGTTCTACACCTACGAGACCTGTGCCGGCTTCAGCATGGAGGAGGCAGCGCCCAAGCTGGTGGCGTGGGGCAAGCGGTGCATGGAGCGGGAGAGCGTGGCCAAGACACTGTCCGACCCCCAAATGGTCTACGAGTTCGTGGACCGCCTCAAGAAGAGAATCGGAGTCGAGTAG
- the LOC103975057 gene encoding probable glutathione S-transferase isoform X1, with the protein MADAEPKGVVLLDVLKNTFGQRCRIALAEKGVEYEFREENLRDKSPLLLKSNPVHKRIPVLIHDGKPVCESPIIVQYIDEAWPHRAPLLPADPYARAQARFWADFVDKKFSEYGTKLCKLKGEEQAAAKEEFIGILKLLEGELGDKKYFGGDAFGFVDVALVPFVSWFYTYETCAGFSMEEAAPKLVAWGKRCMERESVAKTLSDPQMVYEFVDRLKKRIGVE; encoded by the exons ATGGCGGATGCGGAGCCGAAGGGAGTGGTGCTGCTGGACGTCTTGAAGAACACGTTCGGGCAGCGGTGCCGGATCGCGCTGGCGGAGAAGGGAGTGGAGTACGAGTTCCGGGAGGAGAACCTGAGGGACAAGAGCCCGCTCCTGCTAAAGTCCAACCCCGTGCACAAGAGGATCCCCGTCCTCATCCACGACGGCAAGCCCGTGTGCGAGTCCCCCATAATCGTCCAGTACATCGACGAGGCATGGCCGCACCGAGCACCGCTGCTGCCCGCCGACCCCTACGCCCGCGCCCAGGCCCGCTTCTGGGCCGACTTCGTCGACAAGAAG TTCAGTGAATACGGGACAAAGCTGTGTAAGCTCAAGGGCGAGGAACAGGCGGCGGCCAAGGAGGAGTTCATCGGGATCCTGAAGCTGCTGGAGGGCGAGCTGGGAGACAAGAAGTACTTCGGCGGCGACGCCTTCGGCTTCGTCGACGTCGCGCTCGTCCCCTTCGTGTCCTGGTTCTACACCTACGAGACCTGTGCCGGCTTCAGCATGGAGGAGGCAGCGCCCAAGCTGGTGGCGTGGGGCAAGCGGTGCATGGAGCGGGAGAGCGTGGCCAAGACACTGTCCGACCCCCAAATGGTCTACGAGTTCGTGGACCGCCTCAAGAAGAGAATCGGAGTCGAGTAG
- the LOC135623662 gene encoding probable glutathione S-transferase parA, giving the protein MKPVVLLDFWASPFGQRCRIALAEKGVEYEYREEDIMGNKSSLLLESNPVYKKVPVLIHDGKPVCESLIIIQYIDEVWPDRAPLLPADPYARSQARFWADFVDKKFNECGTRLWQLKGEAQAAAKEEFIEILKLLEGELGDKKYFGGDVFGFVDDTLVPFVSWFYTYETCAGFSIEEAAPNVVAWGKRCMERESVANALSDPHKIYETVGVVKKRYGIE; this is encoded by the exons ATGAAGCCGGTGGTGCTGCTGGACTTCTGGGCGAGCCCGTTCGGGCAGCGGTGCCGGATCGCGCTGGCGGAGAAGGGAGTGGAGTACGAGTACAGGGAGGAGGACATCATGGGGAACAAGAGCTCGCTGCTGCTCGAGTCCAACCCCGTGTACAAGAAGGTCCCCGTCCTCATCCACGACGGCAAGCCCGTGTGCGAGTCCCTCATCATCATCCAGTACATCGACGAGGTGTGGCCCGACCGCGCGCCGCTGCTTCCCGCCGACCCCTACGCCCGCTCCCAGGCCCGCTTCTGGGCCGACTTCGTCGACAAGAAG TTCAATGAATGCGGGACAAGGCTGTGGCAGCTCAAGGGCGAGGCCCAAGCGGCGGCCAAGGAGGAGTTCATCGAGATCCTGAAGTTGTTGGAGGGCGAGCTGGGGGACAAGAAGTACTTCGGCGGTGACGTCTTCGGCTTCGTCGACGACACGCTCGTCCCCTTCGTGTCTTGGTTCTACACCTACGAGACCTGCGCCGGCTTCAGCATCGAGGAGGCGGCGCCCAACGTGGTGGCGTGGGGCAAACGGTGCATGGAGCGGGAGAGCGTGGCCAACGCACTGTCCGACCCCCACAAGATCTACGAGACCGTGGGCGTCGTCAAGAAGAGATATGGAATCGAGTAG
- the LOC135622093 gene encoding probable glutathione S-transferase parA, translating to MTSIFLSTKPKGWGQRFSRSPDEYVEFYECGTRLWKFKGEGQATAKEVFIRNLRLLEGELGDKKYFAGDAFVFVEIAVIPFSLCHVHGLGHILDHNLGLFGYNFLHHLHYLEIIDWFYSYTTYAGFSIEEEASKLVA from the exons ATGACATCGATCTTCCTCTCCACCAAGCCCAAAGGCTGGGGGCAAAGGTTCTCGAGGTCTCCGGATGAATATGTTGAG TTCTATGAATGCGGGACAAGGCTGTGGAAGTTCAAGGGTGAGGGACAGGCGACGGCCAAGGAGGTGTTCATCAGGAACCTGAGGCTGCTGGAGGGCGAGCTGGGAGACAAGAAGTACTTCGCCGGCGACGCCTTCGTCTTTGTCGAAATCGCAGTCATCCCCTTC AGTTTATGCcacgtccacggcctcggccacatcctcgaccataacctcggcctctttggctaCAATTTTCTCCACCACCTTCATTATTTGGAGATTattgattg gtTCTACAGCTATACGACCTACGCCGGCTTCAGCATAGAGGAGGAAGCGTCGAAGCTGGTGGCGTAG
- the LOC103999406 gene encoding probable glutathione S-transferase parA gives MGDVETKGVVLLDFWVSPFGQRCRIALAEKGVEYEYREENLGDKSPLLLKSNPVHKKIPVLIHDGKPVCESLIIVQYIDEAWPDCAPLLPADPYARAQARFWADFIDKKIYECGTRLWKLKGEGQAAAKEELIGILKLLEGELGDKKYFVGDAFGFVDIALVPFVSWFYTYETCAGFSIEEAAPKLVAWGKRCMERESVAKTLSDPHKVYEFVGGLKKRFGIE, from the exons ATGGGGGATGTGGAGACGAAGGGGGTGGTGCTGCTGGACTTTTGGGTGAGCCCGTTCGGGCAGCGGTGCCGGATCGCGCTGGCGGAGAAGGGGGTGGAGTACGAGTACCGGGAGGAGAACCTAGGGGACAAGAGCCCGCTGCTGCTCAAGTCCAACCCCGTGCATAAGAAGATCCCTGTCCTCATCCACGACGGCAAGCCCGTGTGCGAGTCCCTCATCATCGTCCAATACATCGACGAGGCGTGGCCCGACTGCGCGCCGCTGCTGCCCGCCGACCCCTACGCCCGCGCCCAGGCCCGCTTCTGGGCCGACTTCATCGACAAGAAG ATCTATGAATGCGGGACAAGGCTGTGGAAGCTCAAGGGCGAGGGACAGGCGGCGGCCAAGGAGGAGCTCATCGGGATCCTGAAGCTGCTGGAGGGCGAGCTGGGAGACAAGAAGTACTTCGTTGGCGACGCGTTCGGCTTCGTCGACATCGCGCTCGTCCCCTTCGTGTCCTGGTTCTACACCTACGAGACCTGTGCCGGCTTCAGCATAGAGGAGGCAGCGCCCAAGCTGGTGGCGTGGGGCAAGCGGTGCATGGAGCGGGAGAGCGTGGCCAAGACACTGTCCGACCCCCACAAGGTCTACGAGTTCGTGGGCGGTCTCAAGAAGAGATTCGGAATCGAGTAG